The segment GCACCGCCCTGGGCAGGGGTCAAACCGGGGCCGCGGACGGTTCTGAGGAGGACGAGAGGCGCCCTGCCTCAAGCGGAAAACCATAGCCATGATATAGGCAATACCCCAGCCACTTGTAGAGAAATTGGTTCCACCGCCAGCGGAACACCAACTGCGAATCCGCGCTCCGGTATAGCCGGCTCGCCCCGCTGCGGCCTGCGCGGGATTGAACGTCGAGCACCTCTGCCTGTCGTGCATCGTGATAGACGCGAATCCTGAGATTCGGTTTGGGACTGAACCCGACGCGGTCCCCCTGCAGATAGCTGGTCAGGATCACTGTATGGGTATACCTTGTCCGCTCGACGATCCGCAGGTGCAGGTCGAGGGCGCCTTCCACCGCGGAGACAGCGTGGTTAGTGATCTTGTCGAGACCCGGGCAGAGCCGCCGGAAACGGATATAGTTGGCCTCATACAGCTCCATCAGACCCGTGAAACTGCGCGGCTCCGGCATCTGAAGGAAGGCCGCGGGTGCGAGCACCTGCATGTCGTTGTAATTCCCCCTATATCGCGTGACGTAGATCTGGACGAGGTGTTGCATTTGCCGAGACCATCATAACCAAAAACGCCGGGGTGAGGCCAAACCTGGGACGCCCTGCGGTCCGACCGGCACGCACCGCCGATGCTCCCATGTCATCGAGAATCACCTAACCCGGCGTCGAGCGGCGAATCGGCGACTGGACCTTCTGGCAGTACATGGGGCGACTCTGCGTCGGCGAACACCCCCTGCTCCAGTGCGACGAAGGCAGTCCGTTTCGCCCCGCGTGGGAGTTCGGCACTTCCTGGCGAGACATCGACCGCGACGAATTCAACGCGCAGCGCCTGTCCCTGACGGCGGCGGGGGAACAGGTGCTCTGCGGGAACCTGGACTGGTGCCGATTGCAGCCGGCGGACCGTTGGCTCGGGGGGTTCATCTCAGCCGGAAGACGGCATCCTGGCGATGGGACGAGCACCGCAAGCGGCTTGAACGGGTTGATGAGGTCTCGTGATATGGGAACCCCCTGCCCGGGGAGACCCGGAACACGCCGGATGTCTACCTGGCACACGTCCAACACCGGAAAACGTTGCAGATGGACAGCGCTGCCCCCGATTCTGGGGAACGATGGGGTTGATCTTCGGTCCCGCGGCGGTCATCGCGCTTGCCCTGCAGGGCAAGCGCACCGGAGCCGACAGTCAGTAGGGTCGCTTGCGGAGTCGCATCCTGAAAAAGATCTTGGAAAGCAGCCGTTCCAGCAGCATGAATACGGCCACCAGCAAG is part of the Gammaproteobacteria bacterium genome and harbors:
- a CDS encoding DUF1249 domain-containing protein, yielding MQVLAPAAFLQMPEPRSFTGLMELYEANYIRFRRLCPGLDKITNHAVSAVEGALDLHLRIVERTRYTHTVILTSYLQGDRVGFSPKPNLRIRVYHDARQAEVLDVQSRAGRSGASRLYRSADSQLVFRWRWNQFLYKWLGYCLYHGYGFPLEAGRLSSSSEPSAAPV